In Melospiza melodia melodia isolate bMelMel2 chromosome 5, bMelMel2.pri, whole genome shotgun sequence, the DNA window TATGTAATAAATACAAACCAACACAAGCTGTAAAATTACTCACTTCAACAAGTGACATAGGATAATTTATTTCTAAACAGCTTGAAGTTCTTTACTTTAATGAACACAACTTACAGGGCTCTGCTGCATTCGAGGTACTGAAACACGTTGTTCAACAGCCTCGGAGTTTATTGGGGGTAACTTGTTCCGGGTCGCAGGCGCACGAGCAGAAGATAAACTACTGCCAACCCTACAGAATTTTAAGGATTCCTGTTTTAAGAGCATTCACCTTACAGACTTCTTCACTGAAGTAATATGAAATTATTAAGTAGTAGATTTCTTTATAAAGCTCAGCTACAGAAAGTAACAGCACCTAATACAGCAAAAAAGAAGTAGAACAAATGCCTTTCCTCAAAAGCAATCATGGCTCTGTttgctttcttcttccctctgaattctaaaattaataataaatcatGGGTTAGTTCTCAAGTATTTTTCAAAATCCTTCAGTGGTGAAATTTCAGTAAAATTCTGAGAAAAGAATAAGATGAaaatcttactttttttttcctttacggATTTCATCATTGTGCATATTAGGAACTTCTGAGCAGGGATGGTCAGAGGTGAGAGAGGGTAACCTTGGTACTTTCCTAGAAGATGCCAGCAGAGCCGGAGATGGTGAGAGAACACTGTTATCAGAAATTCTCCCCAACCTGGCATGTGCTGAATTTGGAGTGCTGGAGGTACTGGTATGCTGTTTGTCTTCTTGCTCATTcctagggaaagaaaaagaaataaggaaTTAGGATCAAGAAATACAAGGGTTTAACAGTGCATCATTTTTACCTGTGCAAATTACTATCATATCAGTGATCACAAGATCACACAAGATCACTGCCTTTTTTACCATTTTTTTTCTAGTTGCAAAAAAATTTTTATGTGAATAATGTGAATTatgttgtatttttaaaatgtcaatGTCACCTACTGGTGTTTTTCTGCCACAGCAGCATGCCTCTGTTGGAGTGGTTTTGCTTGAATTGTCATCACACCACTCAGATCACTGCAGAAGTTGCTGGAGAAACGGTAAACCTATTAAAAGCAACAACTAGGTGTTAACCTTTACTTTTTTAGAAGGAAGATCTCAAAAAGCACATAGTTAAGAGGAATTTTACTTGTTTTTTATTTCTAGTTCCTTTTAAGATGGTTCAGTATAATTCTCAGGAGTAGATGGGGCAACaatgcttttttcttttgcttacCTTCATCGTATTTTTATAAACAAAATTTGTGTAATTTAGTTACTGAATTGCAACTCGATTTACAATATAAATTTCAGTTGAAGCCAAAGATTGATTCTTCAAACTTTTCACGTTCTTtcacttttccctcagcacaggggCATGATTTATCAAAGGATTTTACTTCTCCTGGCTGCTGGGACTGCTATAGAACAAAGCACACCCACAGGGAGAACCAAGACTGCTGTGCTATCTTTCCTGTGTTCCTTATCTCACTCTTTAGCAAGCATGGAAAAAGAGCCGATGGAAGAAAATTAAGTCACTTGAACTCAGCAGTGAGagacaggagagaaaaaaaaaaaaaaaaaacacaaacagaaGCAGTGGCtgaaaaaggaaacaaatgtGCAATACACTAATCAGGAGACAGAGGGAGGAGACAGCAAGCAGGACATTTTATCAATATAACCATGAGCTTCTACAAAGACAGGTAAGGCCTAGTGCCAGCGTGCTAGTGGATGTACTGCAGAATCCCCTTTCACAAGAggcaaagaaaaagagaaggaatgGAAGATTCTGAAACTCATGGTGTTGTGAGAAAAGCTCTTCAAGTTGCAACTTCACATCCCAGTTTATCTTCTTAATTCTAGCATGAAGAAATTACTGGATCACAATAAAAGCATAATTAATTTTTAAGGACAGAAAAGAATTTAACAAGACTTTGCAAATCAATGGCAGCAATACCTTTCAGAAGCACCAAAGAAAAACAATTGACAATAAACAAAAATTGAACGTTGAATTAAACCTCATTTTAAATCAGATGACTTAAAGTACCCCTAATTggtataaagaagaaaaaaaaaaaaaaaaaacaggaaataaagaaaaagagcctTTTCAAGTTTCACTCAAGACTGTCCAAggtttgacaaaaaaaaaaagaacatttgaCAGAGAGGTTTGCTTTATTTTTACCTGTGATGAAACTGAAGGAGCCCCAAAAGATACACTTTGTGCTTCAGAGCCTCTGAAAAGTGGAATGGTCCCAACATCTGCTGTAATATGAATGGCTGGCAAATGCAGCAGTTTTGCTGTAACAGTTGTCAGTTTTTCTATTTGTTGGTCACACTCTGCACAACAGCAAAAAAAGTAGAGGGAACAAGAAGTATTTTCTATGTTTACCAGCCATCATTTCTTGGGGTTCAAGCAATATGACACAGTAAATAAAGAGTTGCACATAGCTTTATATTTCCATGCTATTTAAAAATCTAACATATATTATGGGTTTTTGAAAGCATTTCCATTTGTCTTTGCTTTCTCTGACACTGACATACAAGCTGGCCTATACAGGTAGATTCAGAGGTGGTTGTTTAAGAAAATACAGATAAGACCTTTGAAATGCTGTCTAAAAATCCCCAGAGCTTTTCCTTtctaagaagtaaaaaaaaaaaaaaaatgtatcaaaTAAAAAGTCTATTGATACCAGCCTCGTCTGACAGCAGCTATACACTGTTTCATTTTGGGTATATGTTACCATATTATTTCTATTATAAACTCAAATTCTTTTCCTTCCTAGTTTAAATACTAGCTATATGacctttaaaaatataaaagggCAAACCTATCATAACACTGCTAAATGATCCTCCCTAAAATATAATACAGAGAGCTAAACAATCCACCTGCGCTGTCAAAAGAACTTTTAAATTACAGAAAAACCTGAAATGTTACTCCCTGATGCTGCAAGCATTCAGAAAAATTTTGCCATTTCTTACTTTGTTGTATTCTTATATTTGAGGTCAGGTGTACCTTACATTAGAGGTAACTTCCAAAATCCACCCTCAGTTATTCTTCTGTTACTTCTGTCCTTTTAAAATACATTGAAAGAACTGAAATTCCCCTCAGCCTCCAGAGATAACACATGCACACTAAATAGATTTTCACTTCTACTATTTTTCctagcttttccttttcctcactgCAGTCTGTTAGAATATGAAAACATAGAAGAAAATTCCACGTGTCACCTTTTCTTCCTCCTATATTCAAGTCATGAATTCCTGCACATCAGCAAGACTGTCTATCTCACTTTAACATTCTGACCACCCAAGGGTTCTTTCTATTTCTAAAGCTTAAACAATGAGGACTAGGAGACTCTGATTCCTAGGTTCCAGATCACATTGTCAGTGATCCCCTGACTAATGATGACTAACAGCATCAATTTGCATCTTCAAGCCAGggattaatatttttattttttaaaacacaCTCTCTTGCAATGAAGCTATTTCAGTATTTTTCTATTTACATCTGTCATACAAAACTCCCTGAAAATTAGGAAGAAAGTTTTATTTTAGgtgcatgtgtgtgcacacattctTGTGGCAAGGCATTGCATATGTTACAGTTCTACAGCACTGGTTATCTTAACTAAAGCTTGGAACATTTACTTAATTTAAGCAGATGGGGAAGGATGACTTTTCTGAATTAGATTCAACAAATACCatattttcaaatgaaaatatCAAATACCTGGGATACTAGTTTCccaattttttttaatcagttcctCCAATATTCCAATGACATTGCTCCAGATATGATCAAACACTTCAGAAGCCACAGCATCTTTGATACAGGCATTGGGAGAAACAGGGGGAATGCCACGCTTACACCTCTTCTCAGAAAGACGCATTTTCTTTTGTTCCCAAATCTCATCCTCACTAATAAAGGAAACAAATTCAAAAGAATTCCCATGGGAATTGACTTCCTCCCACCACCCCCTCCTTCAATAGAGAAACACACATATGGAAGAAAAGGCAGTCAGCTGGAGATAACCAAAAAATTCAAACTCAAATTCACCTAAGGGAAGAGAACCCATCAAATACATATactgatttctttttcatttgcttgccattgaaaaatttaaaaatcccattaGGGCATTACAAAAGAAAGATCTACAGGTCTAGGAAAAAGTTTTGTATGTGGCACAGTCATTTGAGACTAAATTCTATGCTTTTTACAATAAAATAGGCAACAACATCTGTTGTATTTGTCAAGAGGACTCTCACATGAAAACTTCTTTCTCAGCATGCCCTGTGTACCTGCACACATCTGCAATTTTCCACCACTGATCAAAGATGAAACAACTTTAAAGGATTTctgcagtataacaagaacagtAGAGCCCATAGGCTTGCACATACCTTATTCCTATGCACTACAGTAAGAACAGTTAcgctgtttaggtttttttttttctgtttcctctgTTTCTAGGGAAATATGTTTTAGCAACATCTCCTAACTTGGTCTTCTAGTACACCCTCTGAGAAAGAATGttttgacttttttctttttgttaatgCCATTGTATTTTTTCCTAAGGAAAGGggtttttgggaggttttttttttgagatcaAAAAGATGCTTCCAAATTCCTACAGGTTTCTACTACCtccctttctcttctctctcactTCTTCACTTCTTCCTCAAGCCACACTGCATAATTCTTAACTGTATGTGAGATGTGGCTGATTGGTCCAACTCACAAAATGACCAAGCTATTCTCCTGTCAGGCTTTGTAACACCTAATGTTTTAGCTATGGAGAACAAGGTATTTCACAACTGAAGGAAACAAGCAGCATATGAAGGAGACAAAAGAGAGAAACATACCCTCAGACAAGTCTCCCTCCCAAATTAAGTTTGCTTACTTATTAAAACAGAGAAAACTACTGAGAGCATTCTTAAACCTAAATGCTTCCTAAAAAGGCAGCAATCCCAGCCTTCTCTTTCAAAAAGAGCACTGAAATGGTCTCTCTCTGAAAGGTTCCTCAGGTTTTCAGAACAACCACGTCTTTGTTCTGAGTGTGCATAAGGCCTAAGCACAAAAAGCTTTGTGCCCAGTGAGTGCTACCAAAGTTTTCCCCTTTTAGAGGCCTTTTAGAAAGCAGCACATGATGATCTTTCATCCACCCAGTAGCCTAACTCCTGGAACATTCAACTGCCTCACAGGAAACCCAGGCTGCACTGTGAGGAAGATGACTGAATGACTCGTCACTCACAAGAGTGCTCTAAATGCAGGCTGTAACCTGCAGCTCTCCTCACAAAGCTGCTGTACTCTGCACAGAAAGAATTTAAGACTCATTAGGGCAGACAGTGACAGCACAAACAGTGTAATGACACTAAACACCCTGACACTCAAGGCACTCACTGGGGGAGAAGGGATGCCTTCATCctcaaaattaaaataatcttaaaattaaatattcattttaCTGAATCTCCATGCATCAAATACCTCAAAACAACTAGTTAAGACATTCCTCCGAAATGGGAGATGTGAGCTTTAAACCACTAAGCTTAATCTTAATCTTCCACATGCCCAGTGAGTGTCCTGACCACTGCGCTACTGAACACAGGGGCAGAAGAGAAACACAGTTTAGTAACCCTGACTCAGTTCATTGATATTTTTTCATTACATTCTTCAAAAATACATATATCTGTTATTTACAGTTCCTTGTTGTCAAAGGCAAGATATTCCTCTATTTTTCCATCCTCATCATAAATTTCTTCTTCCAGGAAGGAATACATGGCTGAGTCTGAAGCAGAAATCCTACTGGAACTTGAATGCAGTGATGTATGTATTGGAGATACTGTTGGGATCAGTTTAGAGCCTGAGATGCAGAGcctgaaaaaaatattaagaaaatgaGAAGTAAACATTCAAAGAAAGGAGAAAGTGCATATTTAGTTATACTGACATGTTTCAGTAATATAAGAGTAATATTTGTACGTGTTTCTCAAAAGggaaacttaaaaaaattaacataCTCTTTTGTATGACCAGTACATTCAAGGAGGCCAGGCACACACTTAGTATCTACACGGGCATCATTTCTGCTCTGAAAATGCTGAAAGCCTTCATCCTTTGGCACTAGGAGCTGCTTTCCTAGAACCCTGAATAAAAAGGAGAGAATAAGCAGTGTCATAGATGGAAACCTTAGCCATATGCAAATATCCAGAATACAAGCACCTGCAAACAGTAGGCAATGCAAAAGCACAACTTACATCTGCT includes these proteins:
- the FAM149A gene encoding protein FAM149A isoform X2; the protein is MRRARGAGPRGGCGGGLLVLGKGLSRGSPNQCLSGKSGVSLPSVFARNVQEAIDNYTCETLSSLSPSDCTTPTELNNSWSGINSYTTSLSTERSSIYSWRDDEFDKANTQRVQQLFWEIDELLFEGKVTSKTENLQAECADWVEQFPHIRVLGKQLLVPKDEGFQHFQSRNDARVDTKCVPGLLECTGHTKELCISGSKLIPTVSPIHTSLHSSSSRISASDSAMYSFLEEEIYDEDGKIEEYLAFDNKELEDEIWEQKKMRLSEKRCKRGIPPVSPNACIKDAVASEVFDHIWSNVIGILEELIKKNWETSIPECDQQIEKLTTVTAKLLHLPAIHITADVGTIPLFRGSEAQSVSFGAPSVSSQVYRFSSNFCSDLSGVMTIQAKPLQQRHAAVAEKHQNEQEDKQHTSTSSTPNSAHARLGRISDNSVLSPSPALLASSRKVPRLPSLTSDHPCSEVPNMHNDEIRKGKKKVGSSLSSARAPATRNKLPPINSEAVEQRVSVPRMQQSPHQEQYTQSRVSSAMAGRAEQQPLRERTVTVDQFPRPNTTHTFRRDTPQKKSLTPVDFANHRRTGQGFLITGSQNYSRSFQKNPPNSKKRFQIAS
- the FAM149A gene encoding protein FAM149A isoform X1 gives rise to the protein MKVAALRAGALLSRLRRSPPAPSPQPPSAGGRAEGRGGRAPRPAPSEADKEPGGRAAAKALLVTLPDIGEEAVAEGDEAAGSPQLPVKGLSRGSPNQCLSGKSGVSLPSVFARNVQEAIDNYTCETLSSLSPSDCTTPTELNNSWSGINSYTTSLSTERSSIYSWRDDEFDKANTQRVQQLFWEIDELLFEGKVTSKTENLQAECADWVEQFPHIRVLGKQLLVPKDEGFQHFQSRNDARVDTKCVPGLLECTGHTKELCISGSKLIPTVSPIHTSLHSSSSRISASDSAMYSFLEEEIYDEDGKIEEYLAFDNKELEDEIWEQKKMRLSEKRCKRGIPPVSPNACIKDAVASEVFDHIWSNVIGILEELIKKNWETSIPECDQQIEKLTTVTAKLLHLPAIHITADVGTIPLFRGSEAQSVSFGAPSVSSQVYRFSSNFCSDLSGVMTIQAKPLQQRHAAVAEKHQNEQEDKQHTSTSSTPNSAHARLGRISDNSVLSPSPALLASSRKVPRLPSLTSDHPCSEVPNMHNDEIRKGKKKVGSSLSSARAPATRNKLPPINSEAVEQRVSVPRMQQSPHQEQYTQSRVSSAMAGRAEQQPLRERTVTVDQFPRPNTTHTFRRDTPQKKSLTPVDFANHRRTGQGFLITGSQNYSRSFQKNPPNSKKRFQIAS